In Oscillatoria acuminata PCC 6304, a single window of DNA contains:
- a CDS encoding non-ribosomal peptide synthetase, protein MHSNHQAGFRLSPQQKRLWSYQAENPAYRAQCSVLISGKVDLERLQSAIQTVVNRHDILRTQFRRIPGMKTPVMVIDNQSGFYWQTLDFNAVSPEDVQGKIQAIFTTEKSISFDGEKDSNLRVLAITLAANQLLLIVSIPALCGDNGTLKNWVAEVSLAYSGQLDDASEEEGVQYVQFSEWQHELLGEAGEVESGLAYWQQQDFSALERMKLPLQILTPIQEPFTPESYSWTIDSQGGTQLQTLAQQWEISPAVLLLTCWQILLHRISGESELIVGTIYNIRDDYEELESVFGLLSHCLPVRLHLAGELSLKKAVNLTTKSLTESVEWQDYIHSESLEFHRVGFPIGFEFISLPGPQSVDGISFSITQPFTHSEPFQVKLTVTALTHGLKAELSYDKNHYSNDYIQQLAEQFETLLIQAIAHPTQGISQLPILPEPQRQFLFQLNQTEKSYPIKEGMHQLFEEAVNNSPDAIALVFEETHLTYRQLNEQSNQLAHYLKKLGVGPDAVVGILTHRSHLSLVAMLGILKAGGAYLPLDAELPLEALSLRLQDIQPVAVVTEQSLSHRLPNCPFVCLDGDTLQGESAENLAPSATENNLAYILFTSGSTGQPKAVAIAHRQILNYCYAIQDRLNLPTPGSFALVSTLSADLGNTVIFPALCGGTLHIISKMRSSDPEALAEYFRQHPIDCLKIVPSHLMALLGGDRPSDILPRHCLVLGGETATWEAVATIRESAPNCRIFNHYGPTETTVGVLTYEVPQTHPPYAKTVPLGSAIANTQIYILDQHQQPVPIGVTGELYIGGAGVARGYLNRPELTQDKFIPNPFQTSPENRLYKTGDRARYLPDGTIEFLGRVDEQVKIRGFRIELGEIETVLAQHPTVRETVVTLREDEPGNPRLVAYIVPSGKLDTEAIREFLAQRLQEYMIPTAFVAMDSLPLTANGKRDRRALPTPDTQLATATEYIAPSTPVEAAIAGIWAELLHCPAISIHDDFFALGGHSLLATQAISRLRATFQVELPLKTLFEATTLGTLAERIEQAIQAELGLEIPAIVPTSRGETAPLSFAQQRLWFLDRLDPGSPSYNLPRAVRITGKLNPTALEQCFTEIVRRHEILRTQFVTVNRHPVQQIIPATPFTLPVIDLQGLSPEDCEAEVRRLTEAEAGQGFNLESSRLLRGQLLQLSATEWVLLFTLHHIVSDGWSTAVLIRELAALYPAFSEGKPSPLPALPIQYADFALWQKNWLQGAVLETQLGYWKQQLGGSLPVLELPTDKPRPPVQTFRGNSESLTLPYPLSESLKQLSGRQGVTLYMTLLAAFKTLLYRYSGQEDILVGSPIANRNHGEIEQSIGFFVNTLVLRTNLSDSPSFSQLLTRVRDVTLGAYAHQDLPFEKLVEALQPERDLSRSPLFQVMFIFQNAPVTPLELPGLTLEPLEHRNGTAKYDLSLYVRETESGLQATWEYNTDLFEPATIQRMQGHWQTLLEAVATAPETPISHLPLLTPTEEQQLLGQWNQTQADYPQTACLHQLFEAQVELTPEEVAVEFAGVHLTYRQLNAKANQLAHYLQGLGVEPERLVGLCIDRSVEMVIALLGILKAGGAYVPLDPSYPPERLEFMVSDSQVPILLTTEQLLSELPENQALVLCLDTEWSAIAHQSDENPVSGIEPDNLAYVIYTSGSTGKPKGAMNTHRGICNRLLWMQDSYELTASDRVLQKTPFSFDVSVWEFFWPLLTGARLIVAQPDGHKDSTYLVKLIAESQITTVHFVPSMLQVFLEERGLENCHSLRQVFCSGEALPKELADRFLARLGAKLHNLYGPTEAAVDVTFWECDRASPLNIVPIGRPVANTQIYILDPSLQPVPIGVKGELYIGGVQLARGYLNRPELTAEKFIQNPFDEPGQRLYKTGDLVRYLPNGDIDYLGRIDNQVKLRGYRIELGEIEAVLAQHPQVQQSVVTLREERLVAYWVKASTELIFPDLKGFLKTKLPAYMVPTAFVELETLPLTPNGKIDRKSLPEPDFTGPQETWVAPRTALEQQLAELWSEVLGIERIGLYDNFFELGGHSLLATQLISRIREVFQVELPLKTLFEATTIAQLGEAVAQGQAPVKVPAIARASRQGRQVKRSELN, encoded by the coding sequence ATGCACAGTAATCATCAAGCCGGTTTTCGGCTTTCCCCCCAACAAAAACGCTTGTGGTCCTATCAGGCAGAAAATCCAGCTTATCGCGCTCAATGTAGCGTTCTCATTTCCGGAAAAGTTGACCTCGAACGGTTACAATCTGCCATCCAAACGGTGGTGAATCGCCACGATATTTTGAGGACCCAATTTCGTCGCATCCCGGGGATGAAAACCCCGGTGATGGTAATTGACAATCAAAGTGGGTTTTATTGGCAAACCCTTGATTTTAATGCGGTTTCTCCTGAAGATGTCCAAGGCAAAATTCAAGCTATTTTTACCACAGAAAAATCTATCTCTTTTGATGGAGAAAAGGATTCTAACCTGCGAGTTTTGGCTATCACTCTGGCAGCGAATCAACTGCTGTTAATAGTTAGCATACCGGCTTTATGTGGGGATAATGGCACTCTCAAAAATTGGGTAGCCGAAGTTAGTCTCGCCTATTCCGGTCAATTGGATGATGCCTCCGAGGAAGAGGGGGTGCAATATGTTCAATTCTCCGAATGGCAACATGAATTATTAGGGGAAGCAGGGGAAGTGGAATCTGGTTTAGCCTATTGGCAACAACAAGATTTCTCTGCCTTAGAACGGATGAAACTGCCGTTACAAATCCTCACCCCTATTCAGGAACCTTTTACTCCCGAGAGTTATTCCTGGACGATTGACTCTCAAGGGGGAACCCAACTTCAAACCTTAGCGCAACAGTGGGAAATTTCTCCTGCCGTCTTGTTGCTGACTTGTTGGCAGATTCTCCTCCATCGAATCTCAGGGGAATCAGAACTTATTGTGGGGACGATTTATAATATCCGCGATGATTATGAAGAATTAGAATCAGTCTTTGGATTATTGAGCCATTGCCTGCCGGTTCGTTTGCATCTGGCGGGAGAATTGTCTCTAAAAAAAGCCGTGAATTTAACGACGAAATCTTTAACTGAATCGGTGGAATGGCAAGACTATATTCATAGCGAGTCCTTAGAATTCCATCGGGTAGGGTTTCCCATCGGATTTGAGTTTATCAGCCTCCCGGGACCTCAGTCGGTGGATGGAATTTCCTTTTCTATTACTCAGCCGTTTACCCACAGTGAGCCATTTCAAGTTAAATTAACTGTTACAGCTTTGACTCATGGATTAAAGGCTGAATTAAGTTATGATAAAAATCACTATTCAAACGACTATATCCAACAGTTAGCCGAACAATTCGAGACTCTGCTAATTCAGGCGATCGCCCATCCCACTCAAGGTATTTCTCAGTTACCGATTCTCCCGGAACCCCAGCGGCAGTTTCTCTTTCAACTGAATCAAACCGAGAAGTCTTACCCCATCAAAGAGGGGATGCATCAACTATTTGAGGAAGCAGTTAACAATAGTCCGGATGCGATCGCCTTAGTCTTTGAAGAAACCCACCTCACCTATCGCCAGTTAAATGAACAAAGCAATCAACTGGCACATTACCTAAAGAAATTGGGAGTCGGTCCCGATGCCGTGGTTGGCATTTTGACCCATCGTTCTCACCTCTCCCTCGTCGCCATGCTGGGGATTCTCAAAGCCGGGGGCGCGTATCTCCCCTTAGATGCCGAATTGCCTTTGGAAGCTCTATCCCTGCGCTTGCAGGACATTCAGCCTGTGGCTGTGGTAACAGAACAAAGCCTCTCCCATCGCTTACCAAACTGTCCCTTTGTCTGTCTGGATGGAGATACCCTCCAGGGAGAAAGTGCCGAAAATTTAGCCCCAAGTGCGACGGAAAACAACTTAGCCTATATTCTGTTTACCTCCGGTTCGACTGGACAACCGAAAGCAGTGGCGATCGCCCATCGGCAAATTTTGAATTATTGTTACGCCATTCAGGACCGGCTGAACTTACCCACTCCCGGGAGTTTTGCCTTAGTCTCCACCTTGTCAGCAGACTTGGGAAATACAGTAATTTTTCCAGCATTATGTGGCGGAACTTTGCATATTATTTCTAAAATGCGGTCCTCAGACCCCGAGGCACTTGCAGAATACTTCCGGCAGCATCCCATCGACTGCCTGAAAATTGTCCCCAGTCATTTAATGGCCCTGTTAGGCGGCGATCGCCCCAGTGATATCCTACCTCGGCATTGTTTGGTCCTGGGTGGGGAAACCGCAACTTGGGAGGCAGTCGCCACCATCCGCGAATCGGCTCCCAATTGCCGGATTTTCAACCATTACGGACCCACAGAAACCACCGTCGGGGTCCTGACTTACGAAGTACCCCAAACTCATCCTCCCTACGCGAAAACAGTCCCTCTGGGGAGTGCCATTGCGAATACCCAAATTTATATCCTGGATCAGCATCAGCAACCTGTCCCCATTGGTGTCACCGGAGAATTGTATATCGGAGGGGCCGGAGTAGCCCGGGGTTACCTTAACCGTCCCGAACTCACTCAAGATAAATTTATCCCGAATCCCTTCCAGACTTCCCCAGAAAATCGCCTCTACAAAACCGGCGATCGCGCCCGCTATCTCCCCGACGGGACCATTGAATTTCTGGGACGGGTAGACGAACAGGTGAAAATTCGCGGGTTCCGGATTGAATTAGGGGAAATTGAAACAGTCCTCGCCCAGCATCCCACAGTCCGCGAAACGGTGGTCACATTGCGAGAAGATGAACCGGGAAACCCCCGCCTCGTCGCCTATATAGTCCCATCTGGGAAGCTGGACACTGAGGCAATTCGGGAGTTTCTAGCACAACGGTTGCAGGAGTATATGATACCGACAGCATTTGTGGCGATGGATAGCTTACCCTTGACTGCCAACGGTAAACGCGATCGCCGCGCCCTCCCTACCCCGGATACTCAGTTAGCAACAGCGACGGAGTATATCGCCCCAAGCACCCCTGTGGAAGCTGCGATCGCCGGGATTTGGGCGGAACTGTTACATTGCCCGGCGATCAGCATCCACGATGACTTTTTTGCCCTCGGAGGTCATTCCCTGCTGGCAACCCAGGCAATTTCCCGATTACGGGCGACATTCCAGGTGGAATTACCCCTGAAAACCCTCTTTGAAGCCACCACCCTCGGCACTCTCGCCGAACGGATCGAACAGGCAATTCAGGCGGAACTGGGCTTAGAAATTCCCGCCATTGTTCCCACCTCTCGGGGTGAAACTGCGCCTCTATCCTTTGCCCAACAACGACTCTGGTTTTTGGACCGCCTCGACCCGGGCAGCCCGTCATACAACCTGCCTCGCGCCGTTAGAATTACCGGAAAACTGAACCCTACCGCCTTAGAACAGTGTTTCACGGAAATTGTGCGCCGTCACGAAATCCTGAGAACTCAATTTGTCACGGTTAACAGACATCCGGTGCAGCAGATCATCCCCGCAACTCCCTTTACCCTCCCGGTGATTGACCTACAAGGCTTATCCCCAGAGGATTGCGAGGCAGAAGTGCGACGTCTTACAGAAGCAGAAGCGGGTCAAGGCTTTAACTTAGAGAGCAGTCGCCTCCTTCGCGGTCAACTGTTACAATTGAGTGCAACCGAATGGGTATTGCTGTTTACCCTGCATCACATTGTCTCCGATGGCTGGTCTACAGCGGTCCTAATTCGCGAACTTGCCGCCCTATATCCGGCATTTTCTGAAGGTAAGCCCTCTCCCCTGCCTGCACTTCCGATCCAGTATGCGGATTTTGCCCTGTGGCAGAAAAACTGGTTACAAGGTGCGGTTCTGGAAACCCAGTTGGGGTATTGGAAACAGCAACTCGGAGGCAGTCTGCCGGTGTTGGAGTTGCCTACGGATAAACCCCGTCCCCCAGTCCAAACCTTCCGAGGGAACAGCGAATCTCTCACCCTTCCTTATCCATTGAGTGAGTCACTCAAGCAGCTATCGGGGCGGCAAGGGGTTACTCTGTATATGACCCTGTTGGCAGCATTCAAAACCCTGCTGTATCGCTATAGTGGACAAGAAGATATTCTGGTCGGTTCTCCCATTGCCAACCGCAACCACGGGGAAATAGAACAGTCCATCGGCTTCTTTGTGAATACCCTTGTCTTACGAACGAATCTGTCAGACAGTCCCAGCTTCTCCCAACTGCTGACCCGAGTGCGAGATGTCACCCTTGGCGCTTATGCACACCAAGACTTACCCTTTGAAAAGCTGGTAGAAGCGTTACAGCCTGAACGGGATTTGAGTCGTTCGCCCTTGTTCCAGGTGATGTTTATCTTCCAGAATGCCCCCGTCACTCCCCTGGAATTACCGGGTCTGACCCTGGAACCCTTAGAACATCGCAATGGTACGGCAAAATACGATTTAAGTTTGTATGTGCGAGAAACCGAGAGCGGACTGCAAGCCACCTGGGAATACAACACCGATTTATTTGAACCTGCCACCATTCAACGGATGCAGGGACATTGGCAAACCTTGCTGGAGGCCGTTGCCACCGCCCCAGAAACCCCGATTTCTCACCTGCCTTTGTTGACTCCTACCGAGGAACAGCAGTTACTCGGACAGTGGAATCAAACCCAGGCAGATTATCCTCAAACGGCCTGCCTGCATCAGTTATTTGAGGCACAAGTCGAACTGACTCCCGAGGAAGTCGCGGTAGAATTTGCAGGAGTGCATCTCACTTATCGCCAACTGAATGCCAAAGCCAATCAGTTGGCGCATTACTTACAGGGATTGGGTGTGGAGCCAGAGCGGTTAGTCGGTCTATGTATCGATCGCTCCGTTGAAATGGTAATCGCACTGTTGGGCATTCTCAAAGCCGGTGGCGCTTATGTGCCGTTAGACCCCTCCTATCCACCGGAACGCTTGGAGTTCATGGTGTCCGATTCTCAGGTGCCGATACTGTTGACCACCGAGCAACTGCTGTCTGAGCTTCCAGAAAATCAGGCGCTTGTATTGTGCCTGGATACGGAATGGTCAGCCATTGCTCACCAAAGCGATGAGAATCCCGTCAGTGGGATTGAACCGGACAACTTAGCCTATGTAATTTATACCTCCGGGTCTACAGGAAAGCCAAAAGGAGCGATGAACACCCACCGGGGAATTTGTAATCGCTTGCTCTGGATGCAGGATAGCTATGAGTTAACGGCAAGCGATCGCGTTCTCCAGAAGACTCCTTTCAGCTTCGACGTATCCGTATGGGAGTTTTTCTGGCCGTTGTTAACGGGAGCAAGGCTGATTGTTGCCCAACCCGATGGGCATAAAGATAGCACTTATTTGGTCAAGCTGATCGCCGAGAGTCAGATTACTACGGTTCATTTTGTCCCCTCAATGCTCCAGGTGTTCTTGGAGGAGCGGGGTCTTGAAAATTGCCACAGTCTCAGACAAGTATTTTGCAGTGGAGAGGCACTGCCAAAGGAACTGGCCGATCGCTTTTTGGCTCGGTTGGGAGCCAAATTACATAACCTCTATGGTCCAACCGAGGCAGCGGTGGATGTCACCTTCTGGGAGTGCGATCGCGCCAGCCCGCTAAACATCGTTCCCATCGGGCGTCCCGTTGCTAACACCCAAATTTATATTTTAGACCCCAGTCTTCAACCCGTCCCCATCGGCGTTAAAGGCGAACTCTACATCGGTGGTGTTCAATTGGCCCGGGGATATCTCAACCGTCCCGAATTAACGGCTGAAAAATTCATCCAGAATCCGTTTGACGAACCCGGCCAACGTTTGTATAAAACCGGCGACTTAGTGCGGTATCTGCCCAACGGCGATATCGATTACCTAGGACGCATCGATAACCAGGTCAAACTCCGAGGCTATCGCATTGAGTTGGGGGAAATTGAAGCAGTCCTCGCACAACATCCCCAAGTCCAGCAATCGGTGGTAACTTTGCGGGAGGAACGTCTTGTCGCCTATTGGGTGAAAGCCTCAACCGAGCTAATTTTCCCCGATTTAAAAGGGTTTCTAAAAACCAAATTACCAGCCTACATGGTGCCTACTGCCTTCGTGGAATTAGAGACCCTGCCTCTGACTCCCAATGGCAAAATTGACCGCAAATCACTGCCAGAACCGGACTTCACCGGACCCCAGGAAACCTGGGTGGCACCGCGCACAGCCCTAGAACAGCAACTCGCTGAATTATGGTCAGAAGTGCTAGGAATTGAGCGGATTGGGCTGTATGACAACTTCTTTGAATTGGGGGGACATTCATTGTTAGCAACCCAACTGATTTCGCGAATCCGGGAAGTGTTTCAGGTGGAATTACCCCTAAAAACCCTATTTGAAGCCACAACGATCGCCCAATTGGGGGAAGCAGTCGCCCAGGGACAAGCCCCGGTGAAAGTACCAGCGATCGCCCGGGCATCGCGTCAGGGACGGCAGGTGAAGCGTTCCGAATTGAACTAA